In Actinomycetes bacterium, the DNA window TCGTCCCCTCGCAGGCCACGCTGCTGGAGCACTTCCTGGCCGTGCACGCGGTGCAGGGGCTGCCGCCAGGGGCCTATCAGTGGCACGGGAGCGAGTTCCGGCTGCTCAGGGCCGGGGCAGAGCGTGGCCGCACCCGCTCGCTCTGCCTGGGGCAGGACCTGGGCGGCGATGCGGCCGCGACCATCTTTCACTGCGCGCAGCTGGAGCCCATCCTGGAGGCCCTGGGCGCCCGCGGCTACCGGGCCGCCCAGCTGGAGGGCGGCGTCGCTGCGGAGCGACTACAGCTGGCGGCGTTCGCGCTCGGCGTTGGCGCCACCGGGCTCACCTTCTTGGACGACATCTCGGCGTTCTTCGGCACCCGTGCCGCACCGATGCTCAGCGTCGCGGTCGGGGTCCCTGCCTGTCGGGCACGGCCGGGCATGCGCCCGGCCCAGCTGCCGCGCATTGGCCTGGCGGAGCGCTGACGGCGCGGGACACGTCCCCTCCACCCCTTTCCGCGGCGGCCTCGTCACGTCTGTCACCTCCCGTCACCCACAACCCAAATCGGCATCAGTCATCCAGCCACCAAGGAACGCTACGCCGCTTCCGAGACTGCGTTCGGAACCGGTGGCCCCTGACGGGGGCAGTTCCAGTTGCCGGCGGGTGACGGTTAGGGCTCGCCGGCCAACAACTTGGTCGTTCCCGCGCCAGCATGCCGAGGTGAGCGCACTCGACCTGGCCAGGTTATTCGGCGGCAAGCCCTTACCCTCCTGCCATGGATGAGCTGAGCGAGCGGTACGGCGAGCTGCTGCAGGGCAGCTACGACTGCGTGGACCGCATCGTCCTCAACGACCGCCTCGACGAGTGCGCGGCCTGCGTGGACCGCGAGCGCATGCCCTTCGAGACGGTCTTCCGCGACCGGGCGACGAGCAGGCCGACTGGCTGTACTGGGGGGAGCATCCAGGGCGAGGGCGACGCCGAGCTGAACACGTCGACCTTCTTGATCGACCGCGACCACGTCGAATTCGCCCGCGTTTAGCACGTGGGCACCGGGCCCCGTTGATGCGGGTCGGCCATGAACGCCTCCAGGTCGGCGCGGCTGACGGCCTGGATGATGGTGCCGTGGGCGCGCAGGAAGGCGTCGGCCTGGCGGAGGCCGACGAGATAGGTGGCTGTGCGGACCGGCATTTCCCAGGTTGCCGCCGAGCGTAGAGGGTGAGGTAATGCGTTCTAACAGCTCCGCCCAGACGGCCCCGATCCGGCCCGAGCCGACAGCCACGCGAGCAGGTCGGCCAGGTACTCGGTGCGGTCCGGCTCGAAGTCGAGGGTGTGGCCCGCGCCGGGATAGGCCCGGTAGGTCTTGTCCTGGACTCCCAGCTGTGTGAACCAGCGGCGCGTCTTGGGCACATCGATCATCTTGTCGTCCTCGCCCTGGAGCAGGAGGAGCGGAAGGCGCAGGCGGGCAGCAGCGCGCCGGCGACGCCGGTCCAGCCGTGCCGTCTCCCAGAAGAACTCGGCCGTGGCCTCAAGCCGCCGCAGCGGATCAGACCAGATCAAGGCCAGGTAGGGCGGGTTGGCCGTGTACAGCTCCGGCGTCAGCGGAATGGGCAGGCAAGCCATCGGGGCGACCAGGTGCCCGATCACGACCTGCACCTGTCGGGCCGGCGAGAGCTTGACCTCAGAGGTCAGGCCGGGGCCGAGCAGCAGCAGCCCGACAGCGGCGCCGGTCGCTGGGCGGCGTACACCACGGCGAGCTTGGCCGCCCAGCTCGAGGCGGCCAGGAACACCGGCGTGCCCCGGTGTTCGGAGGCGACCAGCCGCACCACCTGCTCGACGTCATCAAGCGCGCGCTGGTAGCGGGTGAGGTGACCGCGTGGGCCGCCGCTGCGCCCGGATCCGCGGCGGTCGGGTCCATAGACGGCGATGCCTTGGTGGTTGAGGTCGGCGGCGGTCTCGCCGAACCAGCCGGCGTGGCTGGCGATGCCGTGCAGGAAGATGACGACCGCCCACGGTGGCGACCGTCCGCTGGACCAACAGAGATAGTGGAGCCGGACGCCGTCGTCGGCCGTGAGGAAGCGGCTCTCGGCGCCCCCGCCGGCCAACGCGCCCGGTGGGTCAGCGTGCGCCACGGTGTCGTCGTCGGGCGCGGGGCCCTCGGTCTGACGCGAGGCGCGCAGGGTCGCCAGCTGGAGCGCTGGCGAGACCAACCCAGCAGCGCGAGCCACCGCATACCCATCAGCGGACAACCCGACTCCACCGGCTGCACCGGCTCACGCCCCTGAACGCCCGTTTACGTCAGGCAAGAGCCTGCACCAGTCGGCGGTGGACGGCGGCGGGGTCGGCAAGCCCTTCCGCCCAACAGCGCGACAGCTGATACTGCCCGAGAGCAGCAAGCGCAACGGTGGACCAACACGAAGGATCGCGAAGGCTGTGGGGAGGAGCGATGGCGGTCAGACGAAGGGCGATGGAGTACCGCTCCGAGCAGCGGTGGGGGGACCTGCCGGTCGTGCACGTCGCGGTCGGGGGTCGGCAGGCCGATGGCCGGTATCGGCTGGGACGGGCCCGCGGAATCATCGCGCTCGGGGATATTGCCACGGGGCTGGTGGCCATCGGTGGCGTTGCGATCGGGCTGTTCAGTGTCGGTGGGGTTGCGATTGGGCTGGTGGCCGTGGGGGCGGTGGCGATCGGGCTGACGGCCGTGGGCGCGGTCACGGCCGGTCTTGTCGTGGGCCCACGGCCGCCAGGTGGATCACACCGTCGGGGAACCTGCGGGCTGAGGATGGCCGCCCAAGTGGCGCCGGAGCGGCCGTCCCCGAAGCGCCGAGGAAGCAAGGCCCGTAACAAGCTGGTGAAGGTCGTGCCGCCGGGTCGCTGTGGGTCCCGGGTCGCTGAGGTCGCTGGTCGCTCAGGACCCCCGGGCCGCGTGGACAGAGGTGGCCGGCGTGGAGGCACCCAGCGGTAGCACGCGTCCCACCGTGTCCTGGCCGAGGACGTGTTCGGCGGTGGCGTGGACCAGCGCCGGATCGGCCACACCATCCAGCGCCGCCAGCAGGGTGGCCAGGTCGCGGTCCAGCAGCGCCTGGCTGGCGGCCGCCTCGGCCCGGTCGAAGTCGACCATCCACACCTGGCCGTCCTCGTCCACCATGACGCTGGCCAGCCCCAGATCCCGGTGGGCGATCCGGGCCGCCCGCAGGCCGGCGACCTGCCGCCAGAGGTCGACCAGTCGGGCCTGGTCGAGCCGCTCGCCGTCCAGGCCGGTCAGGTCGCGGCCGGCCACCCGCTGCTGGACGAGCAGGCCGGCGCCGTTGCCGAAGGACCGCACCAGCAGCACCGGTGGGGTCCGCACCCCGGCCGCGGCGGCCAGCAGCGCCATCGACGCCTCGTGCTCCACCTGGGCGACCGCATCACCTAGCCGGCTCGGGGGTCGGCCACGATGCTTCAGCCAGTGCCAGGCCCGGTACAAAAGGTCGCTATCGCGGCGCTCGCGGGAGACGACCTTGACGAACAGGTCGGGCCGCGAATGGCTGGAGACCAGGTAGCGGGCCGAGCGGCGGTCCTGGCCAGCCAGCGGCGCCAGGTCAGCGGGGTCGAACCCGTAGGTCTGCAGGGCCGTGCGGACCCGCTCCAGCGAGGGCTGGCCGGTGGGGGCGCCGAACACCAGCAGGACCAGGGCGCCGGCGGCCCAGCCGAGCGCCGCCCCCCCGAGCACGTCGAACGGCAGGTGGGAGCCGACATAGATGCGGGCCACGCAGACCAACCCGGCCAGCACCCAGGCGACCCGGCGGGCCCGCCGGCCCAGGAACGGGCTGGCCACCGTGGCCAGCGCCACCGCCACCGCCGAGTGCCCCGACACATAGCCCAGGCCCCGGTCCGGCTCCAAGAGGATGTGCACGTTGTCCAGCAGCATCTGCGGGCGGCCCCGCTGCACGAACTCCTTGACCAGCTTGGCGACCAGATAGATCGTCCCGCCGGCCAGGGCCGCGTACGCCGCCAGCCGCAGCCGCCGGGTCGCCAGGGCCAGCAGCGCCACCAAGGGCACCGCCCCGATCACCCCCAGCTGCATCACGCCCCAGACCGGCCACTTGGTCCAGCCGGGCAGGGCCAGGTCGTTGATCAGCCGGAACAGGTTGGCCTCGCGGACCCCGATGCGGTGCTGGTGGATCGCGGTCATGGTGGCCAGCAGGATGAGCGCGCCGAGCACCACCCGCAGCACATCCCCCGGATGGCGGACATAGGCTCGAGCACCGGGCCGGCGGTCGCTCGCCTGCGTGCCCGGTCGGTCCCCGCTGGCCGCTGCCGCAGCTTGGGGGGCGGCCACCTGTGGGTCGCCTGCGGTGACGGGCTGGGGCCGCAGCCGGCTTCGTCGCCACCACAGGTAGCAGACGACCCCGACCAGGATCGGCAGGAACCAGGTGAGCGCCCGGAACACCAGCACCGCGGCGGTGACCTGCTCCCGGTCGCCGCCGACGGCGGTCATCCCGCCGATCAGGGTCGCCTCCACAAACCCCGCGCCGCCGGGGGTGAACGGGACCGCGGTGAGCAGCCGCGCGAAGGCAAAGAAGGCCAGCACCTGCGCCCAGGAGACCTCCTGGTCGCTGACGCCGACGTGGCGCAGGGTGACCAGCAGCACCGCATACAGCGACAGGTGGCTGACCAGCGTGGCGGCGGTGATCGGCACCCAGCCACCCTCCAACAGGTCCAGGGTGCGGGTGCGGAACTTGACCGTGGCCAGCTCCCAGCCGTGCACGGGCGGCCGGCGGACCAGCCGCAGCAGCCGCGAGGCGACCCGCCCGGCCCAGACCCCGAACCGGCGGGCCAGCTCCTGGCTGCGCAGCAGCAGCGCGAACACCACGATCGCGGCCACCAGCCCGGCGATCCCCGCCAGCCCAGCGATGACCCGCTGTGTGCTGGCGTTGCCCTGCAGCGCGACCAGCGCCAACGCCAGCACCGGCAGCCCCAGCTTGGCGAAGGCGTTCCACACCCCCGAGACCAGCACCGCCACCGTGGTCCGCGACCGCGAGAAGCCCCAGTGCCCGAACATGCTGTAGGTCATGCCGGTGCCGATCACCGGCCCGGCCCAGGGCACGGTGTTGGCCACCGCGCTGGTCGACTGGGTCATTGCCGTCGCCCGCCAGAACCCCAGCCCGGGCGTGACCGACATCCACACCAGCGCGTAGGTGGCCAGGTTCCAGGCGGCGATCGCCAGCAGCGTGGCATCCTCCAGCCAGGTCATCGCCCGGATCTCGGCCCACACCTGGCCCAGGTCGATGCCCAGGTCGATGCCCTTGAGCAGGTACCAGAAGATCGCCACCACCAGCACCAGCGACAGCACGGCCTGGACAGCCAGGCGGGTGCGCGAGCGGGGCTTGGCAGCGGCTGATTCGTGGTCGTCCATCACAGCAACCCTTGTCTGACCGGGTCCAACGACCGCTGCACGCCTGGCCGGCTCATCGTGCCTCCTGGGGGTCCAGCCGCAGCCGGCCGTCGGAGCGCCGGCTGAGCGCCTGGCGCAACTCCTCGCGGGTGGTGAACCCGATCGCGGAGGTTGAAGATGCCCATCCTTCCCCACGCCGCCACCAGCGTCTCGGCCTACCTCGCAGGATTGTGCCTGGCCCGCGAGCGTGAGAGGACGGGCCCGCCGAGCCGCCCTGCTCAAGCGGGCAGGCCTGATCCCGCCGGCACCACCTGCACGGGGATGCCGTTGAGGACGGCGTTGCCGGACAGCTCGTCGTAGCGTTCGTCATCGGCGAGCAGATTCGAGTTCACGCCAGCGTGCGCCTGCGCCACCGCCATGGCGACGCCGGGGAGGTCGTGCCCCCAGCCATGGGGCAGGCTGACCACGCCAGGCGCGACCGCGTCGGTGAGCTCGACGGGGGCGACGAGGGCGCCGGTCCGCGAGGAGACGCGCGCGGCGCCGCCGTCCTCAAGGCCGATGCGGGCGGCATCAGCCGGGTTGACCTGGAGGGTGCAGCGCGCCTTGCCTTTCACGAGCGTCCCGATGTTGTGCATCCACGAGTTGTTGGAGCGCAGGTGGCGCCGCCCGATGAGGACGAGCGCCCCATCGTCCCCGTCGGCTGCGCGCGCGAGCGACGCCCGCAGCCGCTCCACGTCGGCCACCAACGGTTCGGGGGCGAGCTCCACCATCCCGGACGGTGTCCGGAGGACCTCCGGGAGCCGCGGCTCGAGCGGGCCGAGATCGACCCCGTGCGGGTTCTCGAGGAGCGTGTCGAGCGTCAGCCGGTAGGGGCCGGCGCGGAGCATGAAGTCGAGCATCCGCTCCGGGCCGGTGCGGGGCGCCAGCTCCGCGAGCACCCCGTCGGTGGTGCGTTCGTGGAAGGGAGAGTGCGGATCCGCGACCGCGCGCTCGACGAGCACGCGGATCGCGGCGTCGTCGGCGAGGGCCGGGTCGGCGTCCGCGCCGAGGCCCTGAGCGGCCAGCGCAAGCTTGGACAGGATCTGCCACTCGTCGAGCTCTCCGGGCTCAAGGGGGAAGACCGGGGGTGAGTAGTTCGCGACGTTGCGCAGCGCGAACAGGTAGAACGCGAGGTCGTAATGCCCGCGCGCGAGCGGGCTCGGCGCCGGCAGGATCACGTCGGCGTGGCGCGTGGTCTCGTTGATGTAGAAGTCGACGCACACCAGGAGCTCCAGCGACGCGAGCGTGCGCTGCAGGCGGCCGCTGTTGGGAGCCGACAGCGCCGGGTTCCCGGCGATCGTGATGAGCGCGCGCACCTGGCCCTCGCCCGGGGTCTCGATCTCCTCGGCGAGGCACGCGACCGGGAGCTCGCCGAAGGATTCCGGCAGCCCGCGCACGCGGCTGCGCCAGCGTCCGATCCGCGTCTCGCGACCGTAGCGCGGCCTGCCGAGCGTGTTCGGGCCGCCGGCGGCCGGCTTCGGGAACATCGCGCCGCCGGGGCGATCCAGGTTGCCGGTGAGCACGTTGAGGACGTCGACGAGCCAGCTGGTGATCGTCCCGAACTCCTGCGTGCAGGTCCCGGTGCGTCCGTAGACCGCCGCGCTCGGGGCTGCGGCCAGCTCGCGCGCGAGCCGGCGGATCGTGTCGGCGCCGATCCCGCACAGCGGAGCGACGGCTTCGGGCGTGAAGTCGCCCGCCAACCCCGCGACCACATCGACACCGGAAACGAACCCCCGCACCCCATCGCCGGGATCGACCAGCCGGTCGGCGAACAGGGTGTGCACCATGGCCATGAGGAACTGCGCGTCGGTGCCGGGGCGGATCGGGACGTGCTCGGAGGCACGCTCGGCCGTGCGGGTGCGCTTGGGGTCGACCACGACGACCGCGCCGCCCCGCTCACGGATGCGACGCAGGCGCCCCGGCCAGTCGGGCGCGGTCGCCAGGCTACCGTTGGAC includes these proteins:
- a CDS encoding lysylphosphatidylglycerol synthase domain-containing protein; this encodes MDDHESAAAKPRSRTRLAVQAVLSLVLVVAIFWYLLKGIDLGIDLGQVWAEIRAMTWLEDATLLAIAAWNLATYALVWMSVTPGLGFWRATAMTQSTSAVANTVPWAGPVIGTGMTYSMFGHWGFSRSRTTVAVLVSGVWNAFAKLGLPVLALALVALQGNASTQRVIAGLAGIAGLVAAIVVFALLLRSQELARRFGVWAGRVASRLLRLVRRPPVHGWELATVKFRTRTLDLLEGGWVPITAATLVSHLSLYAVLLVTLRHVGVSDQEVSWAQVLAFFAFARLLTAVPFTPGGAGFVEATLIGGMTAVGGDREQVTAAVLVFRALTWFLPILVGVVCYLWWRRSRLRPQPVTAGDPQVAAPQAAAAASGDRPGTQASDRRPGARAYVRHPGDVLRVVLGALILLATMTAIHQHRIGVREANLFRLINDLALPGWTKWPVWGVMQLGVIGAVPLVALLALATRRLRLAAYAALAGGTIYLVAKLVKEFVQRGRPQMLLDNVHILLEPDRGLGYVSGHSAVAVALATVASPFLGRRARRVAWVLAGLVCVARIYVGSHLPFDVLGGAALGWAAGALVLLVFGAPTGQPSLERVRTALQTYGFDPADLAPLAGQDRRSARYLVSSHSRPDLFVKVVSRERRDSDLLYRAWHWLKHRGRPPSRLGDAVAQVEHEASMALLAAAAGVRTPPVLLVRSFGNGAGLLVQQRVAGRDLTGLDGERLDQARLVDLWRQVAGLRAARIAHRDLGLASVMVDEDGQVWMVDFDRAEAAASQALLDRDLATLLAALDGVADPALVHATAEHVLGQDTVGRVLPLGASTPATSVHAARGS
- a CDS encoding nitroreductase family protein; this translates as VPSQATLLEHFLAVHAVQGLPPGAYQWHGSEFRLLRAGAERGRTRSLCLGQDLGGDAAATIFHCAQLEPILEALGARGYRAAQLEGGVAAERLQLAAFALGVGATGLTFLDDISAFFGTRAAPMLSVAVGVPACRARPGMRPAQLPRIGLAER
- a CDS encoding alpha/beta hydrolase; the encoded protein is MGGQARRGVRRPATGAAVGLLLLGPGLTSEVKLSPARQVQVVIGHLVAPMACLPIPLTPELYTANPPYLALIWSDPLRRLEATAEFFWETARLDRRRRRAAARLRLPLLLLQGEDDKMIDVPKTRRWFTQLGVQDKTYRAYPGAGHTLDFEPDRTEYLADLLAWLSARAGSGPSGRSC
- a CDS encoding DUF6176 family protein; the encoded protein is MDELSERYGELLQGSYDCVDRIVLNDRLDECAACVDRERMPFETVFRDRATSRPTGCTGGSIQGEGDAELNTSTFLIDRDHVEFARV
- a CDS encoding alpha/beta fold hydrolase, which codes for MAHADPPGALAGGGAESRFLTADDGVRLHYLCWSSGRSPPWAVVIFLHGIASHAGWFGETAADLNHQGIAVYGPDRRGSGRSGGPRGHLTRYQRALDDVEQVVRLVASEHRGTPVFLAASSWAAKLAVVYAAQRPAPLSGCCCSAPA
- a CDS encoding molybdopterin-dependent oxidoreductase → MSSSAETTVFRTCPLCEATCGLELTIGDGAVTRIRGDRDDVFSHGFICPKGTTLGHLHDDPDRLRGPMVRRDGDLRAATWEEAFAEVARRLPPIIQRHGRDAVAVYIGNPTVHNLSGTLYSRLLLRVLGTRNVFTASTVDQRPKEISSALMFGTMVSHPVPDLDRTSYLLLLGANPLASNGSLATAPDWPGRLRRIRERGGAVVVVDPKRTRTAERASEHVPIRPGTDAQFLMAMVHTLFADRLVDPGDGVRGFVSGVDVVAGLAGDFTPEAVAPLCGIGADTIRRLARELAAAPSAAVYGRTGTCTQEFGTITSWLVDVLNVLTGNLDRPGGAMFPKPAAGGPNTLGRPRYGRETRIGRWRSRVRGLPESFGELPVACLAEEIETPGEGQVRALITIAGNPALSAPNSGRLQRTLASLELLVCVDFYINETTRHADVILPAPSPLARGHYDLAFYLFALRNVANYSPPVFPLEPGELDEWQILSKLALAAQGLGADADPALADDAAIRVLVERAVADPHSPFHERTTDGVLAELAPRTGPERMLDFMLRAGPYRLTLDTLLENPHGVDLGPLEPRLPEVLRTPSGMVELAPEPLVADVERLRASLARAADGDDGALVLIGRRHLRSNNSWMHNIGTLVKGKARCTLQVNPADAARIGLEDGGAARVSSRTGALVAPVELTDAVAPGVVSLPHGWGHDLPGVAMAVAQAHAGVNSNLLADDERYDELSGNAVLNGIPVQVVPAGSGLPA